The following nucleotide sequence is from Prosthecobacter dejongeii.
CTTTATCTGCCATCTCTTGATTATGCGCGGCATTCGCCGCTCTTTCTTCAGGTGTGAAGCCGACTGTGGGCCTAGCTAAAATATCCAACGGCCCAACCGTAAGTGCTGCAACATTCATCGCACGCCATAGGATTTCGGGATCTTCAGGAATGTTCATGGGCGCAGTTACTGAAGGTTAGTGGTTAGGGTTTCACCGCCCGATGCGCGGGACTCCAGAAAGGCGCGAAGTGAATCGAAGGAAATCAGGCGGGTGCCTTTCACCTGCCCGCGTTCTTTGAGTGAGACGGATTTGATCAGGCTGCGATTGATTAAGTCATAGAGCTTGGGCTTGCTCAGACGAGAGAACGTGCAGGCTTCTTTGACGCGGAGCCATTCAGGCTGGTA
It contains:
- a CDS encoding helix-turn-helix domain-containing protein — translated: MKITTPPAPTYQPEWLRVKEACTFSRLSKPKLYDLINRSLIKSVSLKERGQVKGTRLISFDSLRAFLESRASGGETLTTNLQ